The genomic stretch TAAATTACACGCCTCTTTTATCGCCATAAATATGTACGTGTAAGCGATCTGTATAATTAAATTGATGCTTTTTACAGATTTCTATCAGCCATTGTTGCTTTTTTTGTAATGCTTCTGGATTCGTTCCTTCGGGCATTAAATATACTTTCCGATTCGGAATTTTATAGGTTTCGCAGATTTCTAACACTTCCGTGAGATCGTTCTCAGCGGAAATCACAAACTTAAAAACTGCTTTCTCATTCGCAGAAAAGTAATTGTACGCTTCCGGTTTTTCGCGTAATTTTTTCGGATTATTAGAGTTTGCCAACTTTGGCGATACATTATATTGATGTATCAAACCTTCAAAAGTAGCATCTGGCACTAAAGTTCCGTTGGTTTCAATCTCAAAAAAATAATCAGTTGCTTTTGTGTTGAAAAA from Kordia antarctica encodes the following:
- a CDS encoding 7-carboxy-7-deazaguanine synthase QueE, translated to MTTVKIANLDGKPEIFHSIQGEGKNIGQPSVFIRTSLCNLHCIWCDTDYTWNWEKTRFAHVKDTDPTYTKYKMDELIISLTLEEIYEEVFKSGCKNIVLTGGEPMMQLDELSELMQFFNTKATDYFFEIETNGTLVPDATFEGLIHQYNVSPKLANSNNPKKLREKPEAYNYFSANEKAVFKFVISAENDLTEVLEICETYKIPNRKVYLMPEGTNPEALQKKQQWLIEICKKHQFNYTDRLHVHIYGDKRGV